The genomic segment CGGGCAGCGGCGCAGGCGATTCCGGCACCGCCGGCTGTTCCGCGTGCGAAGCCGATGCCGGCCCGGTCGGCGCTCGATCGGCCGCGCGGCCGGCAGCGGCGCGCGCTTCATCGCCGGCGATCGCCGCAGGCGCAGGCGCAGGCACGAGTGCGGCGGCGGGCGTGAGCGCCGGGCGAGAGCCGTCGTCTTCAGGCACCGGCCGGCCGACGTAAGCGCCGTCGGGCAACGGCGGCGCGTCGGCGCTTTCCCAGCCGGCGATCACGCGCACGACGTCGTCGCCGTCTTCATCGTCGATCGCGGCGAGCGCGCGATACAGGACGATGCCGCACGCCGCGCCGGGGAACAGCCAGACGGTTTCCGCGCGCATCGGGCACGCGTCGATGCGCGCGGCGCCATCGATCGCGCGCTCGACGAAGCAGCGCGCCCGAACGCGCGGCAGCGCGCCGGCGATGACCGGCCGGTCCGCATGCAGGTTGACGAGCTCGATGTCCTCGCCGCCGCGCCAGAATCCGGCGATCCGCTGGTCGCGCGGCGCGGTGTGGAAATGCTCGGCGCGCGTGCCGGCGGGCAGGTGGGGCCAGCGCGCGGCCAGCCAGCGTTCGTCGAATGGCCCGAGATCGCGCGCGCGCTCGGGGGCCGACGGCGGCAGCGCGTGAAATTCGGCGAGCGGTGCTGACGCTCGCGCGTCGACGAGCCGCTCCTTGCACGCCGCGCCGATGCGCGCGCGCACCGCGACCGGCGCGCGCGCGCCGCGTTCGCGGCCCGGCGGCGCATACGCGTCGCCGTAGACGAGAAATTCGCCCGCCGGCTTCGGCAGGCCCTCGTCGAGCGGCGCGTGCCCGTCGAGCCACTGCTGCGCGACTTGCCAGAGCGCGGCCTCCGTCGCGAGATCGCCGGGGCCGGCGGGCGCGCCGGCGCGCAGCGGAAAGCAGGCGAGCGCGCCGATCGACAGCCGGTCGACGCCTTCGAAGCGCAGTGTCCGGCACAGCAGCGCGAGCGACTCGGGTTTGACGATTTTCATGATGGAATCCGAACGAATGCGCCCGTCAGCCGAGCTGGATCAACTGGCCGTCGAATTTCAGCGACGCGCTGCCGTTCAGCTTGACGTTGGTCGCGCGCACGTCGATCGCGCCGTCGCTGCCGAGCTTGAGCGATGCGCTGCCGCAACCGGCCGCGATCTTGCCTTCGTCGAGCTCGACGCTCGATTTGCCCGCCACGACGCCGATCTTCGCCTCGCGCACGTCGAGCTTCGCCTTGCCCTGCGCATGCGCGAGCGTGACGCCGTCGGCCGTCGCGACAAGCCGGTTGCCCTTGAAGCCGAGCTGGGCGCCGGATGCGCTCATCCGCACGGCGCTCAGGTTATTCACGTGTTTCTCGAGCTTTTGCTGGAGGTTGTCGATCTTCAGCGTGACGAGCCTGTGCTTCGCGTTCAGCCCGGCGAGCTTCGCTTCCTTCGCCTTGATCGCGACCGCCGCGACCGCATCGGCGGGCGACGGCGGCGTGGGCACGAGCGCGCTGACGCCGAACGCGTTCTGACGGGTCGACAGCACTTCGTTTTCCGAAATGTCGGCTTCGAGATCGGCGATGTCCTTCACGCAGGCATCGAGATCGCGGCGCAGCCCGATCAGGTCCTTCAGGTCGAGCCTGGTGGCCGGATCGGCCGGCACCGCGAACAGCAGCGTGTCGCTCGCGTGGACGTGCGCGTGCTTCGCCGATTCGACGCCCCAGCGGCCCTTGCCGGCGCTCATCGCGACGCCCGCCGCGCCCGGCCCCTTCGCGTGCGTCGACCATGTGAGCCCGTCGACGGCGAGCGACATCCGCGTCGCGTGCGTGAGGTTCTTCGCGGCGAGGGCGATGCCGTGCTTGCCGAGCGACAGGTCGGCGACGAGCGGCAGCGCCTCCTGCAGCTTCGCGACGTTCGCGAGCAGCGTGCGCGCCGTCGCCATCAGCGCCGTGCTGACGGCGCTCGCGCCGGCAAACTGCGCGGCGGATATGCCGAAGCCCGCCCACGGCAGATCGGCAACCGCGCCGCCGCCCTTGATGAGCCCCGCGGCGGCGGCCGCGGACCCGGCGTTCGCGAGGCCCGACACGATCATGAACTTGCGCACCGTGCCCTTGAGCTTGTCGAGCTGCTTTTGCAGCAGCGCGGATGCGTCCTGCCCGGCGGACAGCCGGATCGCGCCCGTCGCGGACTGCTTGTGCAGCGTCTGCAGCAGCGTCGACGCGCTGTCGTTGATCTCGAATGTCCGGCTGCCGGGCAGCATCCAGCGCAGGTTGCCCTGCAGCGTGGTCAGGAAGTTCGCGCTGACGTCGAGGCTGTTGCGCACGCCGACGTAGACGTCGGTGTTGCCGCCCATCGACACCGAGCACTTGAGCCCGCCCGAGAAGCTGTACGCGTTGCCGAGCGAGAAATCGAACTTGTTGCCGGACGTGAGGAGCGCGAGGCCGCCGCCGGGCCCGACCGCGCCGATGCCGATGTGGTTGTTCGGCGCGTGCAGCCACGTCGCCGCGCCGCTGCCGTCCTTCATGTAGAGCTGGTTGTGCTCGGTCAGAATCCGGTGCGCGGCGGGGTTGCGGCGCGTGACGACGCTGCGGTGCGACGAGTTGGGCACCGCGCCGACGATCACGGGGCGGTCGGGGTCGCCGCCGTCGAAGGCGATCTTCACTTCGGTGCGCTTCAGCAGCGGAAGGTGCATGCCGCGGTCGGCGCCCGCATAGGGCGTGGCCATCCGGATTCGCGCGGAGCCCTGGTTCGCGGGATGCGCGGTGTGCGCGAACGGAAAGCGCACCTTGTACTGCCCGTATTCGTCGAGCTCGGCGAGCTTGCCACCGCCCTCGCCGTCGACGATCGCGCTGATGACGCCCGCCGCGCGCGGCTTCGGCGTCGCGCGCGGCGGCCGGTACTGGACGTCGGCGGCAATCGCGTCGAATTCGGCGCGATAGACGGGCGCGCCCGGCGTCGCGCCGAACGGCGTGCCGAGATCGGGAAACAGCAGGCCCGCCTGCGAGCCGCGATGCGTGACCGCCGTCACCAGATAGCGGCCGTCGAAATCCGCGCGATAGTGGCCCGCGAGCGCGACGAAGCGGCCGGCGCGCAGGCCGGCCGCGGTCGCCTCGCCCGAGAACCGGCGGCCTTCGCAGACGAGCGCCTCGGCGCGCAGCTTCGCGTAGCGCCGGCCTTCGTCCTTCGTGTGGAAATGCTCGTCGCTCGACACCCGCTCGCCGATGCCGTCGCGCGACACGCGCTCGCGCACTTCGAGCGGCAGTTCCGCCTTGCGGTGATTGAAATCGCGCAGCACGACTTCGCGCGGCAGCGGCGTCGCGCGGCACGCGAACGCCTGCACGCGGTTCGATTCGATGCCCGTGTCGAAGTCGGCCGCGGGCAGGTAGCGCAGCGCGAGATCGTCGGCGGGGCCCGGCTGATAGCGGCGGTCGTCGACGATCGCGAGCGTCTCGCGCTTGCCGTCGTGCTCGAAGTAGTAGTAGAGACCTTCCTTTTCCATCCAGCGCGACACGAAATCGAGATGGCTCTCGTCGTACTGGCAGACGAAGCTGCGCTTGCGATAGCCGCTGCCGTGCCGCAGGCGGTAGTCGCGGCTGCCGAACGACGCGCCGCGCAGCACCTGCTTCACGATGTCGGGAATCGTCTGCTCGTTCAGATAGACGTCGGATGCCTTGTACAGCGACAGCCGCCAGAGGCGCGGCACGAGCGTCGCGCGATAGACGGTGAGGTTGCGAAAGCCGTTCAACTGCTCGAATTCGGCGAGCACGCCGGCATAGCGGGTCGTGCCGGCGTCGCCGTATGGCGGCAGGATCGTGAGCGTGGCCCCGCGGCTCAGCATCTTCGCGAAGTCGATTCGCGGCTGCTCGCTCACGAGCGTCAGCTCGAACCGGTACGGCTGCGAGATCGCGTCGCGGCCGGTCAGGTCGACGACCTCGAACGCAGCGTCGTCGTACGCTTCGCTCGCGAACGTGAAGCGCCGCGCGTTCGCGGGCGGCGCGGCGGCATCGTGTCGGTGGGATGGCAACATCGGGAACTCCTGGGCGGCGGGGGGACGTCAGCGCGCGTTGGGCGCGCTGGGCTCATCAGATGCATCGAGCGCATCGGATGCACCCCGCGCATCGCCCCCGGCCGGCCCGTCGGCCGACACGGCGAAGCGGCCGTCGGCGTCCACCGCGACGCGGATCGCGGCCACCTGCGTCGCGTCTGCCGCGCAGACGAGCACGTGCTGCGCGAGCGCGGGCAACACGTGCCGTTGCAGGATGAAGTCGACGTTGCGCGCGCCCGATTCGACTTCGGTGCAGC from the Burkholderia humptydooensis genome contains:
- a CDS encoding type VI secretion system Vgr family protein, coding for MLPSHRHDAAAPPANARRFTFASEAYDDAAFEVVDLTGRDAISQPYRFELTLVSEQPRIDFAKMLSRGATLTILPPYGDAGTTRYAGVLAEFEQLNGFRNLTVYRATLVPRLWRLSLYKASDVYLNEQTIPDIVKQVLRGASFGSRDYRLRHGSGYRKRSFVCQYDESHLDFVSRWMEKEGLYYYFEHDGKRETLAIVDDRRYQPGPADDLALRYLPAADFDTGIESNRVQAFACRATPLPREVVLRDFNHRKAELPLEVRERVSRDGIGERVSSDEHFHTKDEGRRYAKLRAEALVCEGRRFSGEATAAGLRAGRFVALAGHYRADFDGRYLVTAVTHRGSQAGLLFPDLGTPFGATPGAPVYRAEFDAIAADVQYRPPRATPKPRAAGVISAIVDGEGGGKLAELDEYGQYKVRFPFAHTAHPANQGSARIRMATPYAGADRGMHLPLLKRTEVKIAFDGGDPDRPVIVGAVPNSSHRSVVTRRNPAAHRILTEHNQLYMKDGSGAATWLHAPNNHIGIGAVGPGGGLALLTSGNKFDFSLGNAYSFSGGLKCSVSMGGNTDVYVGVRNSLDVSANFLTTLQGNLRWMLPGSRTFEINDSASTLLQTLHKQSATGAIRLSAGQDASALLQKQLDKLKGTVRKFMIVSGLANAGSAAAAAGLIKGGGAVADLPWAGFGISAAQFAGASAVSTALMATARTLLANVAKLQEALPLVADLSLGKHGIALAAKNLTHATRMSLAVDGLTWSTHAKGPGAAGVAMSAGKGRWGVESAKHAHVHASDTLLFAVPADPATRLDLKDLIGLRRDLDACVKDIADLEADISENEVLSTRQNAFGVSALVPTPPSPADAVAAVAIKAKEAKLAGLNAKHRLVTLKIDNLQQKLEKHVNNLSAVRMSASGAQLGFKGNRLVATADGVTLAHAQGKAKLDVREAKIGVVAGKSSVELDEGKIAAGCGSASLKLGSDGAIDVRATNVKLNGSASLKFDGQLIQLG